The segment GAGGCGCTGCGGCACGCCGGTCCGACCGTCGCGGCGGCGGGCTTCATCCTGGCGGCGTCCTTCGCGACCTTCATGCTGGCGGGCAACGTGCTCTTCGCGGAGCTGGGCTTCGCCCTGTCCGTCGGCATCGCGCTGGCGGCCTTCGTGATGGCGATGTTCTTCACCCCGTCCATCACCGCGCTGCTCGGCAAGAAGGCGTGGTGGCCCGGTCACGGCGCGATGCCCGACCACGGCCCCGAGTCGATCGGCGGCGGCGAGCGCGAGCCGGAGCCGGCCGGCCGGGCCTGATCCGGCGGCCGCCGGGAGCCCGACGGCCCGGTGCGCGGGGGCATGCGGTCCGAGAGGACCGCATGCCCCCTCCGCGTGGCGGCGAAACACGGTGTGACCAGCGCAACCATTGCCGCCATTGACGGGGGGCGACGTGCTATTGTCGAAGCAGTTGCAGTATTGGTTCCCATGAACGTGTGTGTGCGCCTGCTGGTTCCAACCACAGGCGCATTTGTTTTGTCCGGTGTTTAGTCTCCGGATGGGGATCGCGGCTACGTGGGGCGCACGAGGTGTGTGTCCCAATGCCCCAGTGAAAGTGGAGACGGTTATGGCTACCGGCACCGTGAAGTGGTTCAACAGCGAAAAGGGCTACGGCTTCATCGAGCAGGACGGCGGCGGCGCCGACGTCTTCGCCCACTACTCGAACATCCAGTCCACCGGCTTCCGTGAGCTCGTCGAGGGCCAGAAGGTCGAGTTCGACGTCACCCAGGGCCAGAAGGGCCCGCAGGCGGAGAACATCCGCGCCATCTGAGTCCCGGCTCACGCCGACGCACAGATGTCATAGGCGAGGGCCCGTACCTCCACCAGGTACGGGCCCTCGTCCATGCCGCCCGACGGCCGGGGCGGCCCCTCCTCCCCCTTTCCGACGGCCGATCCGATCTCCCGGCTCCCGCGCCCCTTCTCTCGGCGCGCCGGCCGGCGGCCCCCAGGAAGTGGGAACACGCATGCCCGAGCAGTCCCGTCCGCGCACCGACCAGCCCCGCGGCGACCAGCCCCGCGCCGACCGCCCCCGCAGCGGGCAGTCCGCGCGCACCGAGCGGCCGCGCACCCGCAGCGGACAGCCGCGCACCGGTGGCGGCCAGCCCCGCAGCGGTGCGCCGCGCACCGAGCAGCCGCGCCGCCCCCGCGGCCGCGGCGCCGCCCCCGCGGCCGCGCCCGCCGCGGACTTCACGCCCGTGCAGGGCACCCCGTCCCGCCCGCCGGCCGCGAGCTTCGCCGAACTGGAGCTGTCCGCCGGGCTGTTGAAGGAACTCGGCGCGCAGGGCGTCACCGAGCCGTTCCCGATCCAGGCCGCCACCCTGCCGGACGCGCTGGCCGGACGCGACGTG is part of the Kitasatospora cineracea genome and harbors:
- a CDS encoding cold-shock protein; translation: MATGTVKWFNSEKGYGFIEQDGGGADVFAHYSNIQSTGFRELVEGQKVEFDVTQGQKGPQAENIRAI